The Amycolatopsis japonica nucleotide sequence TTACCAGCCGGATCCGAAACTCGGCGAGATCGTCGGGCAGCTGCTCACCGGCGCCCGGCTGGTCGCGATCACCGGCGAGGAGGGGGCGGGGAAGTCGACCATGCTCGCCGCGCTCGCCCGGCCGTCGGTGGCCGGATCCTATGTGCCGCCCGACTTCCTGCACGCCGTGCTGTTCGCGAGCCGTGGCGACACGGCCGAGCGGCTCGCGAGCGAACTCGCCCGTCAGTTGCGGCGCACCGTTCCCGGTTTCGCCGAAGCCGAGCAGGCGCACCGGGCCGGTCTCGACGACGCGGGCCGGAGCGGTGCGAGCGCTTTCGATCTGGCGCTGCTCGGTCCGCTGCGAACTCTCGCTCCACAATGGACCGGAGCCCCCGTGCGGATCGCGATCGACGGGCTCGACGACCTCGATCCCGATGTCCGGGACCGGCTGTGCGGTCTTCTCCGGAGCCTGTCGACGGCACCGGAGCTGGCGCTGATCAAGACGGTCGCGACCACGCGGGATCCGGCGCGGCTTCCGCCCGCGGTCGAGGTCTGCCTGGTGATGGCGGGCGGTTTCGAGCCGCCCGACGGCTGGGGACGGCCTGCCGTCGACCCGGCTCCCGTGGTGCGGGAACCGGAGGACAGCGGGGACTGGGGCAGCGAGCCCGGCTACGACACGGGGTCGCCCACCTCGCCGAGGATCACCCCCGCCACCCTGATCATCGACGTCCCCGGACAGCCGCCCGCCCACCACGAACTGTCCTTCGGGCTCACGACGCTCGGCCGCAGCAGGAACGCCGCGGTCCGGCTCGGGGACTCGCGGGTGTCCCGGCTCCACTGCAAGATCCGCTGGGACGGCACGGACGCGTGGCTGACGGACCTCGACTCCGCCAACGGGACCTTCGTCAACGGACAGCGGGTGCCGAGCGCCCGGCTGGCGCACGGTGACATGCTCCGGCTCGGCGATTCGACGGTCACCTTCATCAGCGTCGCGCAGGAGGACGCCGACGTCGAGCAGGGCACCGGTGCGGTGGCCTCGCCGCGGCCCGGCCACGCCGTCCTGCTGGAACTGCTGGGTCTCGCCGCCTCCCGCGGGCCCATCCCGATCTCGATCCTCACCGCGGTGAGCGCGGCGGCGGGCGGCCCGGACCGGCGGGTGCGCGTCCGCGATTTCCTGGCCGGACTCGGCGACTCGGTCAGCCGGACGCGGGCGGGTCTCGACGACGAAACCGTCCTGTGGACCGGGGAGCCGCCCGTTCTCTCCCCCGACGCGGCGGCCCGGCTGCGCGCCCGGCTGGCGGCGACGACCTCGGAGGTGCCACTCGTGGCCGGAGACGACGAGCCGACGCTAGAACAGAGCTACGCGGCGGCCAACGAGGCCGAGCACTTCTGGCTCGCCGGGCTCCACGAAGACGCCTTCGCCGCATTGGAGCGACGGGCGTCCCACATCCCCGTCGAGAACCGGGAACGCTGGGCGGCCTGGGCGAACCGCGCGGCCCGGGAGCTCGGCGACACCGACCGGATCACCTTGCGCTGCAAGGCACGGCACGCGACCTGGACCGGCAAGGCGGGCGACGCGGCCGGAGCGCTCGCCCGGTTCGAGGAGCTGCTGCCGATCGCCACGGCCGCCCTGTCGAGTGGCGACGAAGAGGTCTTGAGCATTCGCCACAACATCGGCTACCTCCTCATGGATCTCGGCCGCTTCGAAGAGTCCCGGGCGGCGTTCGAAGCCCTGGTCCGGGACGCCACCCACGCTCTCGGAGCCGATCATCGCGAGACGCTGCACGCCCGGCACCTACTCGCGGTGGCGACGGGCAAGACCGGGAACGGGGAGGAGTCCCTGCGCCTCTCCCAGGAGCTGCTGCCGCAGGCGAAACAGGCGCTGGGCGACGACGAGATCGTCAGCCACGTGCGGCACAACATCGCGTTCTGGAGCGCCGAAATCGAGCACCCCCCCCGTCGTTTCGGACTACCGGCGGCTCCTCGCCGAAGCGACGGGGCGGCTGAATGAGCGGCATCCCGACGTTCTCGATCTCCGGTTCGGCCTCGCGCTGGCCCTCGCCAAGGCGGGCCGGGTCACCGAGGCGCTCTCGACCTGGACCCTGCTGCTCGGCGATTCCGTCGAGGTCCGCGGCGAACGGCACGGCGAAACCCGGAAGATCCGCGAGCAGCTCGATCACTGGGGCACGCGGGAGTGAGCGGTGAGCGCCCTGCGCATCGCGCTCCTGACCTACCGCGGAAACCCGCGCAGCGGCGGTCAGGGCGTGTACGTCCGGCATCTGAGCCGCGAACTCGCCGCGCTGGGACATCGCGTCGAGGTGCTGTCCGGGCCTCCCTACCCGGAGGTCGATGAGGGCGTGCGGCTGACGAAGATCCCGGGCCTCGACCTGTTCGCGGAGCCGAACCCCTTCCGGACCCCGCGGCCGCGCGAGCTGCGCGACCTGCCGTCGTGGGTGGAGTTCCTCGGCATGCGCCGCGGCGGATTCCCCGAACCCCTCGCGTTCTCCCTGCGTGCCGCGCGCCATCTCGCGAAGCGCCGGGGCGAGTTCGACATCGTCCACGACAACCAGGGACTCGGCTACGGGATGCTCCACTGTGGACTGCCGACGCTCGCCACGATCCACCATCCCATCGCCGTGGACCGGGCGCTGAAACTCGCGACCGTCAGCGGACGGGAGGCGGCGCGGGTCGCGCGGTGGTACGGCTTCGTGGAGATGCAGCACCGCGTCGCACGGAGGCTGCCCGCGCTGACCGTGTCGCGGGCATCGCGTGCGGCCATCGGCCGGGAGATGGGTGTTCCGGAGGACCGGATCCACGTCGTCCCGCTCGCCGCGGACACCCGGATCTTCCGGCCGCGGCCCGAGATCCCGCGCGTCCCCGGCCGGGTCGTGGCCACCGCGAGCGCGGACGAACCGTTGAAGGGGCTCGAACATCTGCTGGCGGCGTGGGACCGGATCGAAGGCGAACTGGTGATCGTCGGCAAACCGAAGCCCGACGGGCCGGCGGCGCGGGCACTCGCCCGGCTCGGTCCCGGCGCCGACGTCCGTTTCGTCAGCGGGCTGACCGACGACGAACTCGCGCGGCTGCTGTGTTCGGCCGAAATCGCTTGCATACCTTCGTTGTTCGAAGGGTTCTCGCTGCCGGCGGCCGAGGCCATGGCCTGCGGGACACCGGTCGTCGCGACGACCGGCGGGGCGCTGCCCGAAGTCGTGGGGGACGCGGGGATCCTGGTGCCGCCGGGCGACGTCCCCGCCCTCGCGGAAGCGCTCACCAAGGTCCTCGGCGACGAACACCTGCGCGCCGACCTCGCGGCCCGTGGCCTGGCGACGTCGGGCGGGCTGAGCTGGCGACGCACCGCCGAGGAGACCGCCGCGCACTACCGGCGCGTCCTCGGCCGGGAGCGTGCGGAATGCTGACCGTCGATTTCGACCGGTTCCCCGTCGGCCCCGGCGACCGGGTGCTCGACCTCGGCTGCGGGGACGGCCGTCACGCGTACGAGGCTTACAAACGCGGCGCGGACGTGGTCGCCGCCGACCTCGACGACACCGCGCTCAAACACGTGCGGGACATGTTCGCCAACCTGGCAGAGGCGGGCGAGGCACCCGGCACGGCTTCGGCGCTGGCCGTCCGCGCGGACGCTCTCCGGTTGCCGTTCCCGAGCGGCTCCTTCACCCGGGTGATCGTCGCCGAGACCCTGGAACACATCCATGCCGACCGCGCGGTGCTCGCGGAGGCGAGCCGTGTGCTGGCGCCGGGCGGACGGTTGGTGGCGACCGTGCCGCGCTGGTGGCCGGAGCGGATCTGCTGGCTGCTCTCGGACGCGTATCACGAGGTCGAAGGCGGGCACATCCGGATCTACCGGCGCCGCGAGCTGCTCGGCAAGCTCACCGAGGCCGGGCTGCGGACAACCGGCGGCCATCACGCGCACGCCCTGCATTCGCCGTACTGGTGGCTGAAATGCGCGGTCGGCCCCGACGAGGAGCACCCCCTTTGCGCGCTGTACCACCGGTTCCTGGTCTGGGACATCATGCGGAGCCCCCGGCCGGTGCGGTTCGCCGAATGGGCGCTGAATCCGGTGCTAGGCAAGAGCCTCGTCGTCTACGCGCGCAAACCGTGAAGGCCACCGCCGCCACCATCGCGGCCGTGCAGTGGCGGGACGGCGGGATCCCCTGGGAGCCCGGCGGGCACCTCGATCCGTGGAATCACCTCGAAGCCGCGATGGGACTGGACGTCGCCGGGCTGGGGTCCGAGGCCGAAGCCGCGTACGAATGGCTGCTCCGCAACCAGCGCCCTGACGGATCCTGGGCGGCCCGGTACCGCGACGGCCGCGTCGACTTGTCCACTATGGACACGAACTTCACCGCGTACGTCGCGGTCGGGACCAGGCACCACTTCCTGCGGACCGGGGATCACGCCTGGCTGGACCGGATGTGGCCGGTCGTGGACAAGGCCGTCGACGCCGTCCTGCGGCGGCAGCAGCCGTCGGGCGCCATCTCCTGGCGCGACGGTCCCGAGGTCCGGCTGGTCGCGGGCTGCGCCAGCATCCACCACGCGCTGACGCAGGCGCTGGCGATCGCCTCCGTGCGGGGGCTGGACCGTCCACAATGGCGAGTCGCGGCGCACCGGCTGCGTACCGCCCTGCTCGGCGAGCCGGGGCTGTTCGCCGCGAAACCGCACGCGATGGATTGGTACTACCCGGTTCTGGGCTCCGTCGTCACCGGCGCCGACGCGGCGGAGCGGCTGGCGGCGGGCTGGGACCGGTTCGTCGAGCCCGGGCTCGGGGTGCGGTGCGTGCACCACGAGCCGTGGGCCACCGGCGGCGAGACGGCCGAACTGGCGCTCACCCTCGCCACTCGCGGTGACCGTGCCCGCGCGACTGAACTCCTCGCGTGCCTCGCCCGGCTACGCCACGATGACGGCTCGTACTGGACCGGCTATCAGTTCGCGGACGAGGAATTCTGGCCGGACGAACGCACCACGTGGACCTCGGGCGCGGTCCTTCTGGCGACCGCCGCCCTCGACGGCGACCCGGCCACCTGCGACGTCTTCGGCGAACACCGCGTTTAGTCCTCTGGATGCGGTCCTTGCACACGCAATTACCGCATTCAGAGGACTAAACGCGGGTGGGTCAGGCCTCGTCTTCTTCCAGCATGTCCGGGGTGACGGCCGATTCGGTGTCCGGAATGCCTTGTTCCTTCGCCTTTTTGTCGGCCATCGCCAGCAGGCGGCGGATCCGGCCGGCGACGGCGTCCTTGGTCATCTGCGGATCGGACAGCTGGCCCAGTTCCTCCAGCGAGGCCTGCCGGTTCGACAGCCGCAGCTTGCCCGCGGCGAGCAGGTGCTCCGGGGCGGATTCGCCGAGGATGTCCAGCGCGCGCTCCACCCTGGCCGCCGCCGCGACGGCCGCGCGGGCCGAACGCCGCAGGTTGGCGTCGTCGAAGTTCGCGAGCCGGTTCGCGGTGGCTCGCACCTCGCGGCGCATCCGCCGCTCTTCCCAGGCGAGCACGCTCGTGTGCGCGCCGAGCCGGGTCAGCAGGGCACCGATCGCGTCACCGTCGCGCACCACGACCCGGTCCGCGCCGCGGACCTCCCGCGACTTGGCCTGGATGCCCATCCGCCGGGCGGCGCCGACGAGCGCCAGCGCGGCCTCGGGACCGGGACAGGTGACCTCGAGCGACGACGAACGACCGGGTTCGGTGAGTGAACCGTGCGCCAGGAACGCGCCGCGCCAGGCGGCTTCCGCGTCGGCGACGCCACCGGACACGACGGCGGCGGGCAGCCCGCGCACCGGGCGGCCGCGCTGGTCGATCAGGCCGGTCTGCCGGGCGAGCCCCTCGCCGTCCTTGACCACCCGGACGACGTACCGCGTGCCCTTGCGCAAGCCGCTGGAGGAAATGACGTGCACGTCGGACTGGTGTCCGTACAGTTCGTGGATCTCCTTGCGCAGCCGCCTCGCCACCGAACCGGTGTCGAGTTCGGCCTCCACCACGACGCGGCCGGCCACGATGTGCAGCCCGCCCGCGAATCGCAGCATCGACGCGACCTCCGCGCGGCGCGGGCCGATCTTGGTGATCTCCAGCCGGCTCAGCTCGTCCTTCACGGCGGCGGTCATCGCCATCGCTGCCCCTCCATACCTTCAGCTCCTCCCCCGGTGAGACCGAGAGCGTCTCGCATACAGCCCGCGAGCGCATCAGGATCATGCCGCCCCGTCACGACCGGGTCAGCCACCGCCCCCAGCAACGCCCGCGCGCCCAGTCTCCCGGCCGCGTCCCGCAACCGGGCTGGTGAGGGCACCGAGTCCCGGTCCGCGATGACCGCGTCCACCCGTAATTCCGGGGCGTGTTCGAAGAGTACGTCCAAATGCTTCTCCGGCGAGAACCCCGCCGTCTCCCCCGGTTGGGGGATCAGGTTGAGGATCACAACCTTCGTGGCGTCCGTTCGGAGCAACGCGTCGTGCAGATCCGGCACCAGCAGATGCGGCAGCACACTCGTGAACCACGAACCCGGACCGAGGAACACCACGTCCGCGTCGAGCACGGCCTCGATCGCCTCGGCACAGCCACGCGGTGGGCGGTCGGCCTGCCCGGTCGGGTGAAGACTGATCCGGTGCACCTGCCCCGGGGTCGTCGCCACCGCCACCTGGCCGCGGATCCGCCGCAACGCCTCGGGATTCTCGGCGTCCAGCCCCGAAACCTCGCCCTGGATCTCCAGCGGTTCGGGTGACATCGGCAGAACCCGGCCGGAGATGCCCATGAGCCTGCTCGCCTCGTCGAGCGCGGCGACCGGGTCGCCGAGCACCTCGAACAACCCGGCCAGCAACAGGTTCCCGACCGCGTGCCCGGCGAGCGCGCCGTCACCGCCGAAGCGGTGCTGGAACACCTCCGCCCACAACGTCCCGCCGTCTTCGGCGGCGAACGCGGCGAAGGCCTGCCGCAGGTCGCCCGGCGGCAGCAGCCCCAGTTCCCGGCGCAGCCTGCCGGACGAGCCCCCGTCGTCCGCGACGGTGACCACGGCGGTGACCTGCGAGGTCACCCGGCGCAAGGCGGTGAGGGTGGCGTGCAGGCCGTGCCCGCCGCCCAGTGCCACCGCGCGCGGTGCGCTACTCGCGGCCAAGGTCGCGGTGCACCACCTTCACGGCCATACCGTCCTCATTGGACAGACGCTGGGCGAGCTCCTCGGAGATGGCGACGCTGCGGTGCTTCCCGCCGGTGCAGCCGACGGCCAGCGTCAGATACCGCTTGCCCTCGCGTTTGTAGCCCGCGCCGATCAGGCGCAGCAACTGGTGGTAGCGGTCGAGGAACTCGTCCGCGCCTTCCTGGCTGAGCACGTAGTTGCGGACCTCGCCCTCGAGACCGGTGTGGTCGCGCAGTTCCGGGATCCAGAACGGGTTCGGCAGGAAGCGGACGTCCATCACCAGGTCGGCGTCCATCGGCAGGCCGTACTTGTAGCCGAACGACAGCACGGTGACCCTGGTCTGCGTGCTCGCCTCGGAACCGAAGGCGTCCTCGATCTTGGCGCGCAGATCGTGCACCGAAAGCGACGACGTGTCGAGCACGAGGTCGGCCTCTTCCCGCAGCGGCTCCAGCAGCGTGCGCTCGGCGGTGATGCCGTCGGCGAGCCTGCCGTCGCCCTGCATCGGGTGGCCGCGGCGGACGGCCTCGAACCGGCGCACCAGCACCGCGTCGGTGGCCTCCAGGAACAGGACACGCGGCTTGTACCCGCGGGCGTCGAGGTCCTTGATGACCGAAGCCAGGTCGTCGGTGAACGCGCGCGAACGCACGTCCATCACCACGGCGACCTTGGTGATCGCGCCCCGCGCCTGCGCGCCGAGCTCGACCATGGTCGCGATCAGCTCGGGCGGCAGGTTGTCCACCACGAACCAGCCCAGGTCCTCCAGGCATTTCGCGGCGGTGCTGCGGCCGGCGCCGGACAGACCGGAAACGACCGCGACCTCCATCCCGGAACCGCGGCCTTCTTCTTGCGCACTCACAATGGTCCCTTCACCGATCACGTACTGGACTCCCCCGCCGCCGCGGCTGTCTCCCCTGCGAGTGCCGCGACGACCGCTTCGGCGGTGCGCCTGCCGAAGCCGGGCACCGCCTCGATCTCCTCTATCCGCGCTTCGCGGAGTTTCTTCACCGAGCCGAAATGCTTGATCAGCGCGGTACGACGAGCCTGCCCCAGCCCCGGCACACCGTCCAATGCGGACACCTGCATCCGCTTGGAGCGCTTCTCGCGGTGGTACCGGATGGCGAAGCGGTGCGCCTCGTCGCGCAGCCGCTGCAACAGATACAACGCGTCGGAGGTGCGCGGCAGGATCACCGGATCGGGATCGCCCGGGAGCCACACCTCCTCCAGCCGCTTCGCCAAGCCGACCACGGCGATGTCGGTGACGCCCAGTTCGGAGAGCACGTCCGCGGCGGCGGTGGCCTGCGGGCCCGCGCCGTCGACGACGAGCAGGTTCGGCGCGTAGGCGAACTTGCGCGGTTTGCCGGTCTCCGGGTCGATGCCCGGCCGGTCCGGATCGACTCCTTCGGCGTTTTCCTTGAGATACCGGGAAAACCGGCGGCGGACGACTTCGGCGATCGACGCGACGTCGCCTTCCTCCGCGGCCTCACGCAAGGCGAAGCGCCGGTACTCGGACTTGCGCGGGATACCGTCCTCGAACACCACGAGCGAGGCGACCACGTCGCTGCCCTGGATATGGCTGATGTCGACGCATTCGATACGCAGCGGCGCGGTTTCCAGCGCCAGGTAGTCCTGCAGTTCCGCCAACGCGGCCGAGCGCGCGGTGAGGTCGCCCGCGCGGCGCAGTTTGTGCTGGGTGAACGCCTCTCCTGCGTTGCGTGTCACGGTTTCGGCGAGCGCGCGTTTGTCGCCGCGCTGCGGCACCCGCAGGCTCACCCGAGACCCTCGCAGCCCGGAAAGCCATTCGCCCAGGGCTTCCGCGTCGGCGGGCAACTCGGGGACGAGCACCTCGCGCGGCACCGGCGAGCCGCCGTCGGGATCGTCCGCGCGTTCGGCCTGTTCGCCGTAGAACTGCGTGATGAAGTGGTCGACGAGATCCTTGACGTCCATCTCTTCGGCCTTGTCGATCACCCAGCCGCGCTGCCCGCGGACCCGTCCGCCGCGCACGTGGAAGACCTGGACGGCGGCTTCGAGCTCGTCGTGGGCGAAGGCGACGACGTCCGCGTCGGTGCCGTCGCCGAGCACGACCGCCTGCTTCTCCATCGCGCGCCGCAGCGCGCCGAGATCGTCACGCAGCCGCGCGGCTCGCTCGAACTCCAGCTCTTCGGACGCTGCCGCCATTTCCTGTTCCAGACGGCGGATCAGCGCGTCGGTGCGGCCGGCGAGGAAGTCGCAGAAGTCCTCGACGATCTCGCGGTGCTCGTCGGCGGAGACCTTGCCGACGCACGGCGCGGAGCATTTCCCGATGTAGCCGAGCAGGCACGGCCTGCCGATCTGGCCGTGCCGTTTGAAGACGCCCGCCGAGCAGGTGCGCGCCGGGAAGACCCGGAGCAGCAGATCGAGCGTTTCGCGGATGGCCCAGGCGTGCGCGTACGGCCCGAAGTACCGCACGCCCTTCTTGCGCGCGCCGCGATAGACGTGCAGGCGCGGGTACTCCTCGTTCATCGTGACGGCGAGGACCGGGTAGCTCTTGTCGTCGCGGTACCGGACGTTGAACCGCGGGTCGAACTCCTTGATCCAGTTGTATTCGAGCTGGAGCGCCTCGACCTCGGTGCCCACGACGGTCCACTCGACGCTCGCCGCCGTCGTCACCATCTGGCGGGTGCGCGGGTGCAAGCCCGTGATGTCGGCGAAGTACGAGTTCAGCCTGCTTCGGAGGCTTTTCGCCTTGCCGACATAGATGACCCTCTTCGTGGCGTCACGAAATTTGTACACGCCAGGGGCGTCCGGGATGCTCCCCGGCGAGGGACGGTAGGTGGTCGGGTCAGCCACGTCGACAAGCCTATGGGGCACCACCGACAGTCTTACGAGGCCCCGTCCTTACGCGCGGTCCGGTCAACCCTTCGAGTGGCCATTCCCACCATCCGGTCCATCTTTCACCACGCATACCGACCTAAGTCGGGTCTTCCGCCGTAACCGACGTTCGTTGGTTCCTAGCGGGTGAATCGGTTGATTACTTTCCGTCCCAGTTCCACTTCATTCGGTTCTTCGTCAGATGACGCTCGAAAGGACTCCTGCACCGTGAGCCGTCTTCGTACGCTGGGCGCCGCCACCCTCGCCGCCGCAGCCCTCACCATGACCGCGGGCGCCGTCGCCTCCGCGGGCACCCCCACCGGTGTCCAGCCCAACATCGTGGGCGGCGGCACCGCCCCCACCGTGAGCTGGGGCGCCCAGGTCTACGTCAACACCCCGGGCCGTCAGTGGGACGGGTTCAACTGCTCCGGCAGCGTCATCGCCCAGCGCTGGGTCCTGACCGCCAAGCACTGCCTCGACTCCGACGGCACCGGCATGCGGGTCCGCGTCGGCAGCAACCAGCTCCAGGGCGGCCGTGAGATCGCCGTCGACCGCAAGGTGTCCTCGCCCGCCGGCTCCGACATCTCGCTGCTGCACCTGGCCTCCGACGCCGGCGTCACGCCGATCACCCTGGCGAGCTCGAACCCGTCGGTCGGCAGCACCAACCAGCTCTACGGCTGGGGCCGCGAGACCCCGACCGGCCCGCCCGCCTCGGCGCTGAAGGTCGCCAACGTGCGCGTCAGCGGCAGCTCGACCGACGCCTACGGTGGCCCGGCCATCCAGAGCGTCGGCATCAACGGCTCCGCGTGGAAGGGCGACTCGGGCGGCCCCCAGGTCTCCAACGGCGTCCAGGTCGGTGTCGCTTCGACCGTGCAGAACCAGAGCGGCTCGAACATCCGCGGCACCAACAACTACGGCAGCGTCGCTTCGGCCCGCTCCTGGATCCGCTCGACCACCGGGGTCTGACCTCCACCCCGGCCGGGGCCCCTGCCGCGACGTGACCCGTCGCGGCAGGGGCCCCTTTCACGTCGGAGTGTCGGTGGGGTGTGGGACGCTCGCGGGCATGCGGATCGCGACCTGGAACGTGAACTCGATCGGGCCCCGGCTGCCGAGGGTGCTGGAGTGGCTCGGTTCGGCCCAGCCGGACGTGCTGTGCCTGCAGGAACTCAAATGCGGCACCGACGCCTTCCCCTTCGACGCGGTGAAGGAACTGGGCTATGAGACGGCGGCGTACGGCATCGGACGCTGGAACGGCGTCGCGATCCTGTCGCGCGTCGGGCTGGAAGACGTGACACGCGGGCTGACCGGCGAGCCCACCTTCGAGGACAAGACCGACGCGCGGGCCATCGGCGCCACCTGCGGCGGGCTGCGGCTGTGGTCGGTGTACGTGCCCAACGGGCGCGACCTGGAGAACCCGCACTACGGCTACAAACTCGCCTGGCTCTCCGCGCTGGAGGCGACGGTGCGGGAGGAGCAGGCGCGCGGCCTGCCGTTCGCGGTGCTCGGTGACTTCAACATCGCGCCGACCGACGCGGACGTCTGGGACATCGGCGTGTTCGCCGAATCGACGCACGTGACCGAACCGGAGCGGAAGGCGCTCGCCGCGCTGCGGGACCTCGGACTGTCCGACGTGTTCCCTCGGCCGCTGAAGTACGACCACCCGTTCACGTACTGGGACTACCGGGCCGGGAACTTCCCGAACAACAAGGGAATGCGGATCGACCTCGTGTACGCCGACGCCGTCGTGGCCGGCGCGGTGACGGATTCCTATGTGGACCGTGAGG carries:
- a CDS encoding class I SAM-dependent methyltransferase — protein: MLTVDFDRFPVGPGDRVLDLGCGDGRHAYEAYKRGADVVAADLDDTALKHVRDMFANLAEAGEAPGTASALAVRADALRLPFPSGSFTRVIVAETLEHIHADRAVLAEASRVLAPGGRLVATVPRWWPERICWLLSDAYHEVEGGHIRIYRRRELLGKLTEAGLRTTGGHHAHALHSPYWWLKCAVGPDEEHPLCALYHRFLVWDIMRSPRPVRFAEWALNPVLGKSLVVYARKP
- the uvrC gene encoding excinuclease ABC subunit UvrC; translation: MADPTTYRPSPGSIPDAPGVYKFRDATKRVIYVGKAKSLRSRLNSYFADITGLHPRTRQMVTTAASVEWTVVGTEVEALQLEYNWIKEFDPRFNVRYRDDKSYPVLAVTMNEEYPRLHVYRGARKKGVRYFGPYAHAWAIRETLDLLLRVFPARTCSAGVFKRHGQIGRPCLLGYIGKCSAPCVGKVSADEHREIVEDFCDFLAGRTDALIRRLEQEMAAASEELEFERAARLRDDLGALRRAMEKQAVVLGDGTDADVVAFAHDELEAAVQVFHVRGGRVRGQRGWVIDKAEEMDVKDLVDHFITQFYGEQAERADDPDGGSPVPREVLVPELPADAEALGEWLSGLRGSRVSLRVPQRGDKRALAETVTRNAGEAFTQHKLRRAGDLTARSAALAELQDYLALETAPLRIECVDISHIQGSDVVASLVVFEDGIPRKSEYRRFALREAAEEGDVASIAEVVRRRFSRYLKENAEGVDPDRPGIDPETGKPRKFAYAPNLLVVDGAGPQATAAADVLSELGVTDIAVVGLAKRLEEVWLPGDPDPVILPRTSDALYLLQRLRDEAHRFAIRYHREKRSKRMQVSALDGVPGLGQARRTALIKHFGSVKKLREARIEEIEAVPGFGRRTAEAVVAALAGETAAAAGESST
- a CDS encoding gluconeogenesis factor YvcK family protein yields the protein MAASSAPRAVALGGGHGLHATLTALRRVTSQVTAVVTVADDGGSSGRLRRELGLLPPGDLRQAFAAFAAEDGGTLWAEVFQHRFGGDGALAGHAVGNLLLAGLFEVLGDPVAALDEASRLMGISGRVLPMSPEPLEIQGEVSGLDAENPEALRRIRGQVAVATTPGQVHRISLHPTGQADRPPRGCAEAIEAVLDADVVFLGPGSWFTSVLPHLLVPDLHDALLRTDATKVVILNLIPQPGETAGFSPEKHLDVLFEHAPELRVDAVIADRDSVPSPARLRDAAGRLGARALLGAVADPVVTGRHDPDALAGCMRDALGLTGGGAEGMEGQRWR
- a CDS encoding FHA domain-containing protein: MGERRSLVVASQCDSLNLLSFLPDAGHQVSTALLDPEIGGCVPALEDGRGLLVDPTMVELDDALVEAFERASEDEATLFLSLVGHGEYADDDFYFLTKDTGLPVDSRRSFLFAQRIKELLGRYSMLDGLVILLDTCHAGIGARQAGQRWLRIVGEAGKRFDLLTASDDRVAANGCFSRSLVSVLRTGHAEFGERVRCADLKRVITGLCPAQTAVHLGFDGTREVAEADQGLWLALNSSPAWRRSPLAGNPAAPTIERLTAHYQPDPKLGEIVGQLLTGARLVAITGEEGAGKSTMLAALARPSVAGSYVPPDFLHAVLFASRGDTAERLASELARQLRRTVPGFAEAEQAHRAGLDDAGRSGASAFDLALLGPLRTLAPQWTGAPVRIAIDGLDDLDPDVRDRLCGLLRSLSTAPELALIKTVATTRDPARLPPAVEVCLVMAGGFEPPDGWGRPAVDPAPVVREPEDSGDWGSEPGYDTGSPTSPRITPATLIIDVPGQPPAHHELSFGLTTLGRSRNAAVRLGDSRVSRLHCKIRWDGTDAWLTDLDSANGTFVNGQRVPSARLAHGDMLRLGDSTVTFISVAQEDADVEQGTGAVASPRPGHAVLLELLGLAASRGPIPISILTAVSAAAGGPDRRVRVRDFLAGLGDSVSRTRAGLDDETVLWTGEPPVLSPDAAARLRARLAATTSEVPLVAGDDEPTLEQSYAAANEAEHFWLAGLHEDAFAALERRASHIPVENRERWAAWANRAARELGDTDRITLRCKARHATWTGKAGDAAGALARFEELLPIATAALSSGDEEVLSIRHNIGYLLMDLGRFEESRAAFEALVRDATHALGADHRETLHARHLLAVATGKTGNGEESLRLSQELLPQAKQALGDDEIVSHVRHNIAFWSAEIEHPPRRFGLPAAPRRSDGAAE
- a CDS encoding S1 family peptidase; protein product: MSRLRTLGAATLAAAALTMTAGAVASAGTPTGVQPNIVGGGTAPTVSWGAQVYVNTPGRQWDGFNCSGSVIAQRWVLTAKHCLDSDGTGMRVRVGSNQLQGGREIAVDRKVSSPAGSDISLLHLASDAGVTPITLASSNPSVGSTNQLYGWGRETPTGPPASALKVANVRVSGSSTDAYGGPAIQSVGINGSAWKGDSGGPQVSNGVQVGVASTVQNQSGSNIRGTNNYGSVASARSWIRSTTGV
- the rapZ gene encoding RNase adapter RapZ, whose product is MEVAVVSGLSGAGRSTAAKCLEDLGWFVVDNLPPELIATMVELGAQARGAITKVAVVMDVRSRAFTDDLASVIKDLDARGYKPRVLFLEATDAVLVRRFEAVRRGHPMQGDGRLADGITAERTLLEPLREEADLVLDTSSLSVHDLRAKIEDAFGSEASTQTRVTVLSFGYKYGLPMDADLVMDVRFLPNPFWIPELRDHTGLEGEVRNYVLSQEGADEFLDRYHQLLRLIGAGYKREGKRYLTLAVGCTGGKHRSVAISEELAQRLSNEDGMAVKVVHRDLGRE
- the whiA gene encoding DNA-binding protein WhiA, giving the protein MAMTAAVKDELSRLEITKIGPRRAEVASMLRFAGGLHIVAGRVVVEAELDTGSVARRLRKEIHELYGHQSDVHVISSSGLRKGTRYVVRVVKDGEGLARQTGLIDQRGRPVRGLPAAVVSGGVADAEAAWRGAFLAHGSLTEPGRSSSLEVTCPGPEAALALVGAARRMGIQAKSREVRGADRVVVRDGDAIGALLTRLGAHTSVLAWEERRMRREVRATANRLANFDDANLRRSARAAVAAAARVERALDILGESAPEHLLAAGKLRLSNRQASLEELGQLSDPQMTKDAVAGRIRRLLAMADKKAKEQGIPDTESAVTPDMLEEDEA
- a CDS encoding glycosyltransferase family 4 protein codes for the protein MSALRIALLTYRGNPRSGGQGVYVRHLSRELAALGHRVEVLSGPPYPEVDEGVRLTKIPGLDLFAEPNPFRTPRPRELRDLPSWVEFLGMRRGGFPEPLAFSLRAARHLAKRRGEFDIVHDNQGLGYGMLHCGLPTLATIHHPIAVDRALKLATVSGREAARVARWYGFVEMQHRVARRLPALTVSRASRAAIGREMGVPEDRIHVVPLAADTRIFRPRPEIPRVPGRVVATASADEPLKGLEHLLAAWDRIEGELVIVGKPKPDGPAARALARLGPGADVRFVSGLTDDELARLLCSAEIACIPSLFEGFSLPAAEAMACGTPVVATTGGALPEVVGDAGILVPPGDVPALAEALTKVLGDEHLRADLAARGLATSGGLSWRRTAEETAAHYRRVLGRERAEC
- a CDS encoding prenyltransferase/squalene oxidase repeat-containing protein, producing MKATAATIAAVQWRDGGIPWEPGGHLDPWNHLEAAMGLDVAGLGSEAEAAYEWLLRNQRPDGSWAARYRDGRVDLSTMDTNFTAYVAVGTRHHFLRTGDHAWLDRMWPVVDKAVDAVLRRQQPSGAISWRDGPEVRLVAGCASIHHALTQALAIASVRGLDRPQWRVAAHRLRTALLGEPGLFAAKPHAMDWYYPVLGSVVTGADAAERLAAGWDRFVEPGLGVRCVHHEPWATGGETAELALTLATRGDRARATELLACLARLRHDDGSYWTGYQFADEEFWPDERTTWTSGAVLLATAALDGDPATCDVFGEHRV